One genomic region from Actinomycetota bacterium encodes:
- a CDS encoding calcium-translocating P-type ATPase, PMCA-type, whose amino-acid sequence MTEQLATGDASAQALDDVDVIHGLTAAEVARRRAAGTNAFSPLPTKSGWQLFSEAFGDPMLKILLVCAGFSLVLGAFTGHWIDGIAISVAVLMVTSVGTYNQVRALRDYTALDAVSRKTAVKVVRDGRVQEVDSEELVHGDVFEVNTGDVLPADARYVKGAELLVNEAAITGEPDTTKTVGDELFSSSRVLDGSGRAVVTEVGDATVFGQARLATGARDKTTPLQERLDALASRIGKVGAVAAVLTFSALVLSAVARGEAPPFGLTADFAEFILDALIIAVTIVVVAVPEGLPLAVTLSLAYTTRKMAQDKALVRELAACETMGAATIVCSDKTGTLTAGTMNLQSAEVGGQLWGPEVLAVVGRDEAQGPLFSSLARSIAVNSTADLVERDGEVVVAGNSTEGALLKWLAAQGFDYRRERDSAAVAVRREFNSTRKHMLTVTDSGDGTWQVHMKGAPEVVLSHCTTIATEAGPVDLDEARAGAVMESLHQSAGRGNRTLGFAEGRVAAGTDQDHLDEGLTFTGVFVIADPLRPEAPAAVELCRRAGVRVMMITGDIVDTAKEIARQAHIMVPGDLALEGPAFRGMSDDEVRADIGRLKVLSRALPDDKKRLVELLKGEGDVVAVTGDGVNDAPALVTADVGFSMGSGSKVAREASDIVIVDDNFASIVRAIRWGRSVFENLRKFLQFQLTVNVVALATAFTAALAGYGTPLTAVQLLWVNLIMDSLAALALALEPPTDELFDQPPHGREEPLISRTMWTNVLAIGLYMFVLLIVVLTTDVFTDTTDSDYRATFLFNTFVWLHIWNEFNSRSTRFNRSPFTGLHRSYTFLWVVAVIVALQFLIITFGGEVFSTVPLSLRDWGVSISLGATVLVVSALVRAVGRLRTAAAPVPAGPVQSR is encoded by the coding sequence GTGACAGAACAGCTCGCCACCGGCGACGCCTCCGCCCAGGCCTTGGACGATGTCGACGTAATCCACGGCCTCACGGCCGCCGAGGTGGCCCGCCGCCGGGCCGCCGGCACCAATGCCTTCAGCCCCCTGCCGACCAAGTCGGGCTGGCAGTTGTTCTCGGAGGCCTTCGGCGACCCCATGCTGAAGATCCTCCTGGTGTGCGCCGGGTTCTCCCTGGTGCTGGGGGCCTTCACGGGGCACTGGATCGACGGGATCGCCATCAGCGTGGCCGTACTCATGGTCACCTCCGTCGGCACGTACAACCAGGTGCGGGCCCTGCGGGACTACACGGCCCTCGACGCCGTCTCCCGCAAGACGGCGGTGAAGGTGGTACGGGACGGTCGGGTCCAAGAGGTCGACTCCGAGGAGCTCGTCCACGGCGACGTGTTCGAGGTCAACACCGGGGACGTGTTGCCGGCCGACGCCCGCTACGTGAAGGGCGCCGAGCTCCTAGTCAACGAGGCGGCCATCACCGGTGAGCCGGACACGACCAAGACCGTGGGCGACGAGCTCTTCTCCAGCTCGCGCGTGCTCGACGGAAGTGGCCGGGCGGTGGTCACCGAGGTGGGTGACGCCACCGTGTTCGGCCAGGCTCGGCTGGCCACCGGCGCCCGCGACAAGACGACCCCGCTCCAGGAGCGGCTGGACGCCCTGGCCAGCCGGATCGGCAAGGTGGGGGCGGTGGCGGCCGTGCTCACCTTCAGTGCCCTCGTGCTCTCGGCCGTGGCCCGGGGCGAGGCACCGCCCTTCGGGCTGACGGCCGACTTCGCGGAGTTCATCCTCGACGCCCTGATCATCGCCGTGACCATCGTGGTGGTGGCCGTGCCCGAGGGCCTTCCCCTGGCCGTGACCCTGTCGCTGGCTTACACGACGCGCAAGATGGCCCAGGACAAGGCCCTGGTCAGGGAGCTGGCGGCGTGCGAGACCATGGGCGCGGCCACCATCGTCTGCTCCGACAAGACGGGCACGCTCACCGCCGGCACCATGAACCTGCAGTCGGCCGAGGTCGGGGGCCAGCTCTGGGGGCCGGAGGTCCTGGCCGTGGTGGGCCGCGACGAGGCTCAGGGCCCGCTGTTCTCCTCGCTGGCCCGCAGCATCGCCGTCAACTCCACCGCCGACCTGGTCGAGCGCGACGGCGAGGTGGTCGTGGCCGGCAACTCCACCGAGGGCGCTCTGCTCAAGTGGCTGGCGGCCCAGGGCTTCGACTACCGCCGGGAGCGTGACAGCGCGGCGGTGGCCGTCAGGCGGGAGTTCAACTCGACCCGCAAGCACATGCTCACCGTCACCGACAGCGGCGACGGCACGTGGCAGGTGCACATGAAGGGCGCTCCTGAGGTCGTGCTCTCGCACTGCACGACGATCGCCACCGAAGCCGGGCCGGTGGACCTCGACGAGGCTCGGGCGGGGGCCGTGATGGAGTCGCTGCACCAGAGCGCGGGCCGCGGCAACCGGACCCTGGGTTTCGCCGAGGGCCGGGTGGCGGCCGGCACCGATCAGGATCACCTCGACGAGGGCCTGACGTTCACCGGGGTGTTCGTGATCGCCGACCCGCTCCGGCCCGAGGCGCCGGCCGCCGTGGAGCTGTGCCGGCGGGCGGGGGTGCGGGTGATGATGATCACGGGCGACATCGTCGACACCGCCAAAGAGATCGCCCGCCAGGCCCACATCATGGTCCCCGGCGACCTCGCGCTCGAAGGCCCGGCCTTCCGGGGGATGTCCGACGACGAGGTCCGGGCCGACATCGGTCGCCTCAAGGTGCTCTCCCGGGCCCTGCCCGACGACAAGAAGCGCCTGGTGGAGCTGCTCAAGGGCGAGGGAGACGTGGTGGCGGTCACCGGTGACGGGGTGAACGACGCCCCCGCCCTGGTCACGGCCGACGTCGGCTTCTCCATGGGCTCGGGCTCGAAGGTGGCCCGCGAGGCCTCCGACATCGTCATCGTGGACGACAACTTCGCTTCGATCGTGCGGGCCATCCGGTGGGGACGATCGGTGTTCGAGAACCTCCGCAAGTTCCTCCAGTTCCAGCTGACCGTGAACGTGGTGGCCTTGGCCACGGCCTTCACCGCCGCCCTGGCCGGCTACGGCACGCCCCTCACCGCCGTCCAGCTCCTGTGGGTGAACCTGATCATGGACTCGCTGGCCGCCCTGGCCCTGGCCCTCGAGCCACCCACCGACGAGCTGTTCGACCAGCCCCCCCACGGTCGGGAGGAGCCGCTCATCTCCCGGACCATGTGGACGAACGTCCTGGCCATCGGCCTGTACATGTTCGTCCTGCTGATCGTCGTCCTGACCACCGACGTGTTCACCGACACGACCGACTCGGACTACCGGGCCACCTTCCTGTTCAACACCTTCGTCTGGTTGCACATCTGGAACGAGTTCAACTCTCGCTCGACCCGTTTCAACCGGAGCCCCTTCACGGGCCTGCACCGCAGCTACACCTTCCTGTGGGTGGTCGCGGTAATCGTCGCCCTCCAGTTCCTGATCATCACCTTCGGCGGAGAGGTCTTCTCAACCGTCCCCCTGTCGTTGCGGGACTGGGGCGTGTCGATCTCCCTGGGGGCCACCGTGCTGGTGGTCTCGGCCCTGGTACGGGCCGTGGGCCGGCTCAGGACGGCCGCTGCCCCGGTACCGGCGGGGCCCGTGCAGTCTCGGTAG
- a CDS encoding methyltransferase domain-containing protein: MTTTPQTATPETVTPAHAYQAYFGPAIFEPLSELVVGCAAPAPGDRVLDIACGTGILTRRLAALAGPTGRVQGVDINPAMVAVARSIALPPGAPVDYSQGNGTALDVPGSSFEAAYCQQGLQFFPDRAAGVAEMRRAVVPGGRAVVAVWKGPEHHPLYEAMADAEWPHLAEAGLDVTRDDLVAPFSLGDPDELRALLADAGFSRVEVHERSVEARFADADNFIERMEFAYAAVIPRFAEDPAAFQAYLDAISGQTRALVAEHRQGDHVVVPMHTHIAVAQG, translated from the coding sequence ATGACGACCACCCCCCAGACGGCGACCCCCGAGACGGTGACCCCGGCCCACGCCTACCAGGCGTACTTCGGGCCGGCCATCTTCGAACCGCTGAGCGAGCTGGTGGTCGGCTGCGCCGCCCCCGCGCCGGGCGACCGGGTGCTCGACATCGCCTGCGGAACGGGCATCCTCACCCGCCGCCTGGCCGCCCTGGCCGGGCCCACGGGCCGGGTGCAGGGCGTCGACATCAACCCCGCCATGGTGGCTGTGGCCCGGTCCATCGCCCTGCCCCCGGGAGCCCCTGTCGACTACTCCCAAGGCAACGGCACCGCCCTCGACGTCCCGGGCTCGTCGTTCGAGGCCGCCTACTGCCAGCAGGGGCTCCAGTTCTTCCCCGACCGAGCCGCGGGAGTGGCCGAGATGCGCCGGGCGGTGGTGCCCGGCGGGCGGGCCGTCGTGGCCGTGTGGAAGGGCCCCGAGCACCACCCGTTGTACGAGGCCATGGCCGACGCCGAGTGGCCCCACCTGGCCGAGGCCGGCCTCGACGTGACCCGCGACGACCTGGTCGCCCCGTTCTCGCTGGGTGACCCCGACGAACTGCGGGCTCTCCTGGCCGACGCCGGGTTCTCGCGCGTCGAGGTCCATGAGCGCTCCGTCGAGGCCCGCTTCGCGGACGCCGACAACTTCATCGAGCGCATGGAGTTCGCCTACGCGGCCGTGATCCCCCGCTTCGCCGAGGACCCCGCCGCCTTCCAGGCCTACCTCGACGCCATCTCCGGCCAGACGAGGGCACTCGTGGCCGAGCACCGCCAGGGCGACCACGTGGTCGTGCCCATGCACACCCACATCGCGGTGGCCCAGGGCTAG
- a CDS encoding GNAT family N-acetyltransferase, with the protein MPHDETTTGPLGQAHRRPGEREHAVAVIVAAFAADPLMRWALPQPATYLSAFSELADMLAGTAFGSGTADLAGAAVALWFPPGQDLDGEAVGGLLARAVDDDRLPHVFELLGRMSEHHPQEEVWYLPLLGVDPFHQGRGLGSAVLAQGLARADADHRPAYLEASSPRNRALYERHGFTVVSEIQVGTSPPLWPMVRPAR; encoded by the coding sequence ATGCCCCACGACGAGACTACGACCGGGCCCCTCGGCCAGGCCCACCGCCGGCCCGGCGAGCGCGAGCACGCAGTGGCCGTGATCGTGGCCGCCTTCGCGGCCGACCCGCTGATGCGCTGGGCCCTGCCCCAGCCCGCCACCTACCTGTCGGCCTTCTCCGAGCTGGCCGACATGCTGGCCGGCACGGCGTTCGGCTCCGGGACGGCTGATCTGGCCGGGGCAGCCGTCGCCCTGTGGTTCCCTCCCGGCCAGGACCTCGACGGTGAGGCCGTCGGTGGACTGCTGGCCCGGGCGGTCGACGATGACCGGCTGCCCCACGTGTTCGAGCTACTCGGCCGGATGAGCGAGCACCACCCCCAGGAGGAGGTGTGGTACCTGCCCCTGCTGGGTGTCGACCCGTTCCACCAGGGCCGCGGGCTGGGCTCGGCCGTACTCGCCCAGGGCCTGGCCCGGGCCGACGCCGACCACCGGCCGGCCTACCTGGAGGCCAGCTCACCCCGCAACCGGGCCCTGTACGAACGCCACGGCTTCACCGTCGTGAGCGAGATCCAGGTCGGGACCTCCCCGCCCCTGTGGCCCATGGTCCGCCCCGCCCGCTGA
- a CDS encoding LuxR C-terminal-related transcriptional regulator codes for MQEVSTVLDEARSAYRRRDWALARDRFGAAAAEGPLGAQDAYQLASCHWWLGELDQALPALAAAYRLFLDAGLDRTAALVALEAGYTHALRGDGAQASGWTARAARHLDNETDCGEKAYLDYLALEDALGQRDLDRALELALHLVATGKRFGDPNLVALGVLGQGEVMVRRGEVARGLSLLDEAMVAAVSDDLDPGWAGNIYCHLMQACDDLYDWGRAAEWTAATARWCEAMPGAGPFMGICRVHRARVQGVRGEWDQAEAALALVCQELAHFLPAMVAEAHYCLGDLRRQRGDLEGAAASYAQAHSLGRDPCPGLALLWLAQGRTGAARASLRRALDGAGTDTLSRARLLPAAVEVALAASDVEMARSAADELAAAARLYGTTGLRAEAATATGAVLLDQGDAAAALVSLGEALRGWIELGAGGQTARLRLLLARAHEALGEAEAGELEARAARAELERLGVAPPRSRPGPRADGLSPREAEILDLVADGLTNQDIAQHLVLSIRTVERHLATVYRKLGLEGRSARAAAVRHALSGNPAEPR; via the coding sequence AGGCCAGGTCCGCCTACCGCCGGCGGGACTGGGCCCTGGCCCGGGACCGCTTCGGGGCGGCCGCGGCCGAGGGGCCCTTGGGCGCCCAGGACGCCTACCAGCTGGCCTCGTGCCACTGGTGGCTGGGCGAGCTCGACCAGGCCTTGCCCGCCCTGGCCGCGGCCTACCGCCTCTTCCTCGACGCCGGCCTGGACCGCACGGCCGCCCTCGTCGCCCTGGAGGCGGGCTACACCCACGCCCTGCGGGGGGATGGCGCCCAGGCCTCGGGGTGGACGGCCCGGGCCGCCCGCCACCTCGACAACGAGACCGACTGCGGGGAGAAGGCCTACCTCGACTACCTCGCCCTGGAGGACGCCCTGGGCCAGCGCGACCTCGACCGCGCCCTGGAGCTGGCCCTCCATCTCGTGGCCACCGGCAAGCGCTTCGGGGACCCCAACTTGGTGGCCCTGGGCGTGCTCGGCCAGGGCGAGGTGATGGTCCGCCGGGGGGAGGTGGCCCGGGGGCTGTCGCTGCTCGACGAGGCCATGGTGGCCGCCGTGTCCGACGACCTGGACCCGGGCTGGGCCGGCAACATCTACTGCCACCTCATGCAAGCGTGCGACGACCTCTACGACTGGGGCCGGGCCGCGGAGTGGACGGCGGCCACCGCCCGCTGGTGTGAGGCCATGCCCGGTGCCGGGCCCTTCATGGGGATCTGCCGCGTGCACCGGGCCCGGGTCCAGGGCGTGCGGGGTGAGTGGGACCAGGCCGAGGCCGCGCTGGCCCTGGTGTGCCAGGAGCTGGCCCACTTCCTGCCGGCCATGGTGGCCGAGGCCCACTACTGCCTCGGTGACCTCCGGCGCCAGCGGGGCGACCTGGAGGGGGCGGCAGCGTCCTATGCCCAGGCCCACAGCCTGGGCCGGGACCCCTGCCCCGGGTTGGCCCTGCTGTGGCTGGCCCAGGGGCGGACCGGGGCGGCCCGGGCCTCGCTGCGCCGGGCCCTCGACGGCGCTGGCACCGACACCCTGTCTCGTGCCCGCCTCCTGCCGGCGGCCGTGGAGGTCGCCCTGGCTGCCTCCGACGTGGAGATGGCCCGCTCGGCGGCCGACGAGCTGGCGGCCGCGGCCCGCCTCTACGGCACGACCGGGCTTCGAGCCGAGGCGGCTACCGCCACCGGGGCGGTGCTGCTCGACCAGGGTGACGCCGCGGCTGCGCTGGTCTCGCTGGGCGAAGCACTGCGGGGTTGGATCGAGCTCGGCGCGGGCGGCCAGACGGCCCGGCTGCGCCTCTTGCTGGCCCGGGCCCACGAGGCGCTGGGCGAGGCCGAGGCTGGCGAGCTCGAGGCCCGGGCCGCCCGGGCCGAGCTCGAACGCCTGGGGGTGGCCCCGCCCCGGTCCCGCCCCGGGCCCCGGGCCGACGGCCTCTCGCCCCGGGAGGCCGAGATCCTGGACCTGGTGGCCGATGGGCTCACCAACCAGGACATCGCCCAGCACCTGGTGCTCAGCATCCGTACCGTCGAGCGCCACCTGGCCACGGTGTACCGCAAGCTGGGCCTGGAGGGCCGCAGCGCCCGCGCCGCGGCCGTGCGCCATGCCCTCTCGGGCAACCCCGCCGAGCCCCGCTGA